A section of the Halopiger aswanensis genome encodes:
- a CDS encoding YgaP family membrane protein — protein sequence MERNVGGLDRIVRGVLGIWLLVTAAAAYSDDSTERAAIAGIAGLGLLTNVATGFCGGNYLLGVDTTSGDACDAN from the coding sequence ATGGAACGAAACGTCGGCGGACTGGATCGCATCGTTCGCGGCGTCCTCGGCATCTGGCTGCTCGTCACCGCAGCGGCGGCGTACTCGGACGATTCGACCGAACGCGCCGCGATCGCGGGGATCGCCGGCCTCGGGTTGCTCACCAACGTCGCGACCGGGTTCTGCGGCGGCAACTACCTGCTCGGCGTCGATACGACGAGCGGCGACGCCTGCGACGCGAACTGA